The Onychostoma macrolepis isolate SWU-2019 chromosome 20, ASM1243209v1, whole genome shotgun sequence nucleotide sequence CACTGTCGTTCTTCAGTGTGTATCCCTTATCCCTGGATAAGTCAGATGTGAGAGCTTGATGCCCCACACAGACCTCCCAAAGTCCAGCTTGCCTCGCATGATTCATTCTGAATATTATGCTCTGTGCTGTACAGAAACCAGTGACATCTGGAGGGActgaatgagagagaaacaaataAGACTGAGATTCTTAGTCACTTGCATGTTATGTAATTTAAGGTCATTAACTCTTTAAGACTTACAAGCATCATTAACATGTGCCACAAGAGAGACATGGTGGAAAAATGTGTCGTTTCGCCTGATGATATTTAGAGTGTAGTTCATTTCTGCAGAGTAGTGGAGAAGTCCTTCACCCAAATACTGTCAATTagaaaaattgattttatttttaataatataagatACATATAATACTGGggaatgataaataaaataaaaaccctcACCACTCTGTTAACTGATTTATCTTCAAAAGGAACCTTGATGATGAAACCGTGGGTCCCATTGATGTGAGGAATTTTTGTAATGAAGTAATGCTGTTGAATGTCATCTGTTACTGACAGATAGTTCTCATTCAGCTTGATTGCAATGAGCTCCACATCCGAAGCAAAACTACCAAGATACACGGTGAACACCTCTTCATTTGGCAAAGTTTCTGTTACAGGAGGGAAAAAAGATCAATATAAAGTGACTAAAATAAATTTGCTATCATCTAGATCAAaggaatttattattattgttaataataatataaattaatattaataatcccacacacacacacacacaacatttaGTATTTTATAAGTATAATTGtcaaaatgctgaaaaaaaaaaaaaaatttggtttTGCATATTGGTTATCAGAAAAATAACCTGCATCAGTCATAAAAACAATATCAGTCTATTGTATAATGGTAATGGTATGGTAATAATCTCACCATCTATAGCGAAAGGAATCCGAGAAACTAGTGGCGTCTCTAAACGTCGTAGCTGCCGATGTCTGGTCTCTATTTCAGTATCATCCGTAAACACATGCGAATAGATGTGCTCATAGCATAGGAAAGTCGCGTAACTTTCTTTATAGACATTGTTATCGACTACGCTCTGCAACAAACAgcacaaaatattgattttctttctctctctcttttgcaaaaaatacacaacattGGTTGCTGGTTTGTCTAGCACATACCATTCTGTAACCTCCTGGTGCACCAAAAGGCACTGATACGTGCACCACCTGCCCATCTTCTCCCAGCATGTAACCCATGGCTGTCCTGGTGGTCTCGTCCATGAGCTGAGCATCCACACCCAGCTCAATACTCCTGCTTACAAACCCAGAGAGGTCCAGCACCATCGGGGTCATGACTTTAGGAGTTCTCCAGTGCAAAATCACTCCATCAAATGAGCTAGGGGCTGATAAATATGCAACACCGAGAGAGAAGTATGACAGCTGTGGCCTATGACAGCTTGAATTGTTGTTtacaataaaagtattatatgTGCATTTAGTTCAATAACAATCAGTTCTATAATGTATCAGAAATTGAACATGGCCAGTGAGTTACCTATCGTACATGCTGCAGACAAGTCAAGCATCACAACCGCCCATTTCTGTCTGAAAAACACTGTTGCATGAATCACCTCTACAGCAATGCCATCAATCTGAGGAAACAAGGCAGGTTTCAGCTTTCATGTTAAAAATCCCGAGATACTATCATAGAACCTGcacaattaacatttaaagggatagttcccaAAAAGgtgaacatttaaacatttaaaaaaaaaatcttacaaacttttgaatggtagtatatgtATACAAAATACAcagagacatttttcaaaatatcttttgtgttccactgaagatcGACAAGTCATACAGGGAATGACTTGAGGGTGTGTAAATaataacattctttttttttttttggtgtgaactatccctttaattttagtttcaccTGCCTCTGTGATTACTGAATGTGGCTGATTGTAGGCAGAGCGAAAGACCACCCTGTTTGGAGTGGAATCCACCATGTATCCCATTCGACTGGCTTCAGAGATAGACATCGCATCCAAACGGTCCTGATTCAGGAACATTATCTGCCACTCAGAGATGGCAGATCTCTGGGCCTATAAGAGGAAATAGAGAGATGGCAATGAGAAATTCAAACCGTAGAAGTTCACACATGCCATTGATAAAGCGCTAATACTTCTTACAAAAGCGAGAGCAGCCAGCCACGCTTCTTTATTGGTGCGCTTATCGGACATGCAGGGTGTATCTCTCGCCACTGTCACCTAGTTTAGAGAAAACCAGATGTTGTTGACCAgctttagtattatttatagacAATTATAGTACTTATTAATagtttgaattagattttatttatatattgtcagttttcattttattttaagttttagtcatttttttggtaactttaagctttatttcagttctagtaattttagtattttaacttgaccttactttttttttttttttctaatttttccatccaatatttatattttattccagctttatttaaatttgatttaatttaaatgtactcatttaattttaattaacaataacaacagctTTGCATTGCCTGCCTTGCACAGTCCTACCTCTATGTAGTTTTCTtcacagaggatctcttttGCAGACCAGTCAACCGGCAGTGTGCATGTCTCTGAGAGAGAGTATTTATTCTCTCTCCCCTTATGGTCAATCAAAACAACATTCAGCTTGAAAAGGAAGTTGTTGTCATCCTACAAGACATCATACAACAGAAAACAATGTTACCAAAAAGCCATAATCAAGACTCATACATCTGATCGTTCTAGAACTTATCAGTGCAGTTTTATATTTGGACTTAATAAATCTCTTGCCTGGTTTTCGGTGTGGCAGGAGAAATAGGAAGCCCTCAGAGACGCCCTTCCATTCAAGTTCCTAACTGTGTAGCCACACCTGGATGCATGATCCTGACTAATAATATGCACTCCattttcaacttaaaaaaaaatatgcattgatatgagaattaaaatataatgtgaaaGTTTGTGGTACAGATTATTGTCAAGCCATAACACCATACCTACAGCCTCAAATCTTGGGACATGGCCTGCAAAGCCCACATCAACAGACACCCAGAAATATCGATCGCGACACTCGGTCTCAATGGCACCTGGAGCAATAAAATTCATTACAGCTTTGGATTTAACAAAATTTACcattaaatgctgaaatgttGTTGTCCAACACTAGAAACAAACCTTGTGGAGCAGTGGTAACATCACTTGCATTCACCTCGCAGAGTTGAAAGCACAAGAAGAGAAGCCTGTGGTATATCAGTTCTGCATGTCAGTTTTGGGATTCAATATGTTGTATTACAGCTTTGTATATTCAGATGTGTTATAAATTGGTCACAGAAAACCTACCCAAAGTAGAAGCTATCATACATGATtcgacaaaaacaaaacaaaaaaaaaaaaaaaaatatatatatatataattgagcAATATGCCACTGAAAGGCAATCTAAATAGCGTTCATTAGTATTGTATTGTCCTGTCACTCTCCTCCGAACTTCCCTGACTTGGTTATCAGCCTCAGCTGTGTCAATCAATCTCTTTAGGTTGCTACTTGTGTAGAGACATCGGCACTCGGTAGGTGTCACTAAAGTAAAGATACAATGCTAATGCTGTTTTTACACAGACAACCACTGGAGTGCGCTAGAGCTTTATTCAAAGCCTTAAATGTCACTGGCAAATAATAGGATTTTATTTGTTCAcctgtttatatattataaaccaAAACTATTCCTAATTATCGTAATTGTTTGA carries:
- the LOC131526824 gene encoding uncharacterized protein LOC131526824 isoform X1 produces the protein MYDSFYFGLLFLCFQLCEVNASDVTTAPQGAIETECRDRYFWVSVDVGFAGHVPRFEAVVENGVHIISQDHASRCGYTVRNLNGRASLRASYFSCHTENQDDNNFLFKLNVVLIDHKGRENKYSLSETCTLPVDWSAKEILCEENYIEVTVARDTPCMSDKRTNKEAWLAALAFAQRSAISEWQIMFLNQDRLDAMSISEASRMGYMVDSTPNRVVFRSAYNQPHSVITEIDGIAVEVIHATVFFRQKWAVVMLDLSAACTIAPSSFDGVILHWRTPKVMTPMVLDLSGFVSRSIELGVDAQLMDETTRTAMGYMLGEDGQVVHVSVPFGAPGGYRMSVVDNNVYKESYATFLCYEHIYSHVFTDDTEIETRHRQLRRLETPLVSRIPFAIDETLPNEEVFTVYLGSFASDVELIAIKLNENYLSVTDDIQQHYFITKIPHINGTHGFIIKVPFEDKSVNRVYLGEGLLHYSAEMNYTLNIIRRNDTFFHHVSLVAHVNDAFPPDVTGFCTAQSIIFRMNHARQAGLWEVCVGHQALTSDLSRDKGYTLKNDSDSMTLEVPLFTSGYIYEDITLQSFVGTFEILIRDSKTLEIHKRTTKSCYFQSEELTVCSTDGIMTVVATTTKTWPTVTPSSTSLLDRRCRPKATDETRVMFSFGVDTCGTRLMLGDGYIVYENEVISDEGAIIDQESAIKRESKFRLTVRCFYPLDSVKKVFTSRLFKGPEFGTVKFTDTTDVIGNLISSQAASVFDPKPWANKLPHETQFVQRGLPHSAYPSSNLGRKTSEDSYHASNIPYPHRRTQLFKESGQQNSFNGLFEDYRSFLVDPPQKTSMKRSDQNHDNSRMIGDDSSASAFYRGSKHASHVINETLPSILQSVIAISNPTNYNPNSSEVSDQLFLREYMDHYTPDSGFQHSPDRFNELINNLSTKDPLLYTGNISSNKLEAGKIERGQKHLESYILPTFNVKYKNRLDTESSAQPFKEYGLDLLPVEDEQNNFMHEDDDNNPKKLSFLHTHQQKEVEDGHFLSEHKLLAVKPSYDKLRGTLFFPGSRSRYGSSIHKGIRRG
- the LOC131526824 gene encoding uncharacterized protein LOC131526824 isoform X2, with the translated sequence MYDSFYFGLLFLCFQLCEVNASDVTTAPQGAIETECRDRYFWVSVDVGFAGHVPRFEAVVENGVHIISQDHASRCGYTVRNLNGRASLRASYFSCHTENQDDNNFLFKLNVVLIDHKGRENKYSLSETCTLPVDWSAKEILCEENYIEVTVARDTPCMSDKRTNKEAWLAALAFAQRSAISEWQIMFLNQDRLDAMSISEASRMGYMVDSTPNRVVFRSAYNQPHSVITEIDGIAVEVIHATVFFRQKWAVVMLDLSAACTIAPSSFDGVILHWRTPKVMTPMVLDLSGFVSRSIELGVDAQLMDETTRTAMGYMLGEDGQVVHVSVPFGAPGGYRMSVVDNNVYKESYATFLCYEHIYSHVFTDDTEIETRHRQLRRLETPLVSRIPFAIDETLPNEEVFTVYLGSFASDVELIAIKLNENYLSVTDDIQQHYFITKIPHINGTHGFIIKVPFEDKSVNRVYLGEGLLHYSAEMNYTLNIIRRNDTFFHHVSLVAHVNDAFPPDVTGFCTAQSIIFRMNHARQAGLWEVCVGHQALTSDLSRDKGYTLKNDSDSMTLEVPLFTSGYIYEDITLQSFVGTFEILIRDSKTLEIHKRTTKSCYFQSEELTVCSTDGIMTVVATTTKTWPTVTPSSTSLLDRRCRPKATDETRVMFSFGVDTCGTRLMLGDGYIVYENEVISDEGAIIDQESAIKRESKFRLTVRCFYPLDSVKKVFTSRLFKGPEFGNLISSQAASVFDPKPWANKLPHETQFVQRGLPHSAYPSSNLGRKTSEDSYHASNIPYPHRRTQLFKESGQQNSFNGLFEDYRSFLVDPPQKTSMKRSDQNHDNSRMIGDDSSASAFYRGSKHASHVINETLPSILQSVIAISNPTNYNPNSSEVSDQLFLREYMDHYTPDSGFQHSPDRFNELINNLSTKDPLLYTGNISSNKLEAGKIERGQKHLESYILPTFNVKYKNRLDTESSAQPFKEYGLDLLPVEDEQNNFMHEDDDNNPKKLSFLHTHQQKEVEDGHFLSEHKLLAVKPSYDKLRGTLFFPGSRSRYGSSIHKGIRRG